One Phoenix dactylifera cultivar Barhee BC4 chromosome 14, palm_55x_up_171113_PBpolish2nd_filt_p, whole genome shotgun sequence DNA window includes the following coding sequences:
- the LOC103701248 gene encoding probable serine/threonine-protein kinase At1g01540, giving the protein MLDSDLSKPTAIFGLRLWVVVGICVGAAFVLFLFFLSLWYASKRRTTPTIPNFSKEIQEVRADRPSRHSDPKSFAQFLRNPPSDSQPPVRLPVKRQPEEETPIGLQKIRVETGKDHRITFPERGSGGGSSHGSGESRAVEQASPAVPEVSHLGWGHWYTLRELEVATNMFADENVIGEGGYGIVYHGVLEDNTHIAVKNLLNNRGQAEKEFKVEVEAIGRVRHKNLVRLLGYCAEGAHRMLVYEYVDNGNLEQWLHGDVGPVSPLTWKIRLNIILGTAKGLLYLHEGLEPKVVHRDIKSSNILLDRQWNSKLSDFGLAKLLGSESSYVTTRVMGTFGYVAPEYAGTGMLNETSDIYSFGILIMEIISGRKPVDYSRPPGEVNLVEWLKALVSNRNSEGLLDPKMLEKPSSRALKRALLVALRCVDPDSQKRPRMGQVIHMLEADDFPYRDDHRAGRDPGQTCHDSPQAKARILEKPEMERSDGSCSENSNMSSSLLGGESKRNN; this is encoded by the exons atgtTGGACTCTGATCTCTCCAAGCCCACGGCCATCTTTGGCCTCCGCCTGTGGGTGGTGGTGGGCATCTGCGTCGGCGCCGCCTTCGTcttgttcctcttcttcctctccctctggtACGCCTCCAAGCGCAGGACGACCCCGACTATCCCAAACTTCTCCAAAGAAATCCAAGAAGTCCGCGCCGACCGCCCTTCCCGCCACTCCGACCCCAAGTCCTTCGCTCAATTCCTTCGAAACCCCCCCTCCGATTCCCAGCCCCCTGTTCGCCTCCCTGTCAAGCGGCAGCCGGAGGAGGAGACGCCAATCGGGCTCCAGAAGATCCGTGTGGAAACCGGCAAGGACCACCGGATCACCTTCCCGGAGCGGGGGAGCGGTGGCGGGTCGTCGCATGGGAGCGGCGAGAGCCGGGCGGTGGAGCAGGCCTCGCCGGCCGTCCCCGAGGTCTCTCACTTGGGGTGGGGGCACTGGTACACTCTCAGGGAGCTCGAGGTGGCGACCAATATGTTTGCTGATGAGAATGTCATCGGAGAAGGCGGGTACGGGATTGTGTATCATGGCGTTTTGGAAGACAACACTCACATTGCTGTCAAGAACTTGCTCAACAACAG AGGTCAAGCTGAGAAGGAATTTAAGGTAGAAGTGGAAGCAATTGGACGCGTTCGGCACAAGAATCTAGTGAGATTACTTGGATATTGTGCAGAAGGTGCTCATAG GATGCTCGTATATGAGTATGTGGATAATGGCAACTTGGAGCAGTGGCTTCATGGGGATGTTGGACCCGTTAGCCCTTTGACATGGAAGATTCGGCTGAACATAATACTTGGAACAGCAAAAGG GTTACTTTACTTACATGAGGGTCTCGAACCAAAGGTAGTTCACCGTGATATTAAATCAAGCAATATATTGCTTGATAGGCAGTGGAATTCGAAACTTTCAGATTTTGGCCTCGCTAAGCTCCTGGGCTCGGAGAGTAGCTATGTCACAACTCGCGTGATGGGAACATTCGG TTATGTGGCTCCTGAATATGCCGGCACTGGTATGTTGAACGAGACGAGTGATATTTATAGTTTTGGGATTCTTATTATGGAAATAATATCTGGTCGGAAGCCGGTTGACTACAGTAGGCCTCCAGGAGAG GTTAATCTGGTAGAGTGGCTAAAGGCACTGGTCAGCAACCGCAATTCTGAGGGACTTTTGGATCCGAAGATGCTCGAGAAACCTTCTTCAAGGGCATTGAAACGGGCACTCTTGGTAGCACTGCGCTGCGTGGATCCTGATTCACAAAAGAGGCCGAGGATGGGCCAGGTGATACATATGCTTGAAGCTGATGATTTCCCATATCGAGAT GACCATCGAGCTGGACGAGATCCGGGGCAAACTTGCCATGACTCTCCACAGGCAAAAGCAAGAATATTAGAAAAGCCAGAGATGGAAAGAAGCGATGGCAGTTGCAGCGAGAATAGCAACATGTCGAGCAGCCTGCTAGGTGGAGAGAGCAAGAGGAATAACTAA
- the LOC103701249 gene encoding 40S ribosomal protein S10-1-like — MIISKKNRHEICKYLFQEGVLYAKKDYNLAKHPDIDVPNLQVIKLMQSFKSREYVRETFAWQHYYWYLTNDGIEYLRTFLNLPSEIVPATLKKSAKPPSRPFGAGPPGDRPRGPPRFEGDRPRFGDRDGYRGGPRGAPGDFGGDKSGAPPEFQPSFRGTGGRPGFGRGGGGFGAGPASSME, encoded by the exons ATG ATCATCTCCAAGAAGAATCGCCATGAGATCTGCAAGTACCTCTTCCAAG AGGGAGTTTTGTACGCGAAGAAGGATTACAACCTCGCGAAGCACCCGGACATCGATGTGCCGAACCTCCAGGTGATAAAGCTGATGCAGAGCTTCAAGTCGAGGGAGTACGTGAGGGAGACGTTCGCCTGGCAGCACTACTACTGGTACCTCACCAACGACGGCATCGAGTACCTCCGCACATTCCTCAACCTCCCCTCCGAGATCGTCCCCGCCACTCTTAAGAAGTCCGCTAAGCCCCCATCCCGCCCCTTTGGCGCCGGCCCGCCCGGCGACCGCCCCAG GGGGCCGCCTCGCTTCGAGGGTGATAGGCCGAGGTTTGGAGATAGGGACGGCTACCGTGGAGGCCCTCGTGGTGCTCCCGGTGATTTTGGCGGGGATAAGAGTGGTGCGCCTCCTGAATTCCAGCCATCGTTCAGG GGTACTGGTGGTAGGCCTGGCTTTGGCCGTGGTGGTGGTGGATTTGGGGCTGGTCCTGCATCCTCAATGGAGTAG